DNA from Trueperaceae bacterium:
CTCCGCGCAGCTCGAGGCCGAAGCCGACGTTGCGGAGCACGGTCGCCCACGGAAGCAGCGCGAACTCCTGGAACACCAGGGCCCTATCGGGCCCGGGGCCGCTGACCCGCTCCCCCTGTACCAGCACTTCGCCGCCGCTGGCGGGGACGAGGCCGGCGATGATCTTGAGGGCGGTGGTCTTGCCGCAACCGCTCGGCCCTATCAGGCTGGTGAGTTCGCCCTCGGGCATGTCGAGAGTGATCCGGTCGAGAACCAGTCCGCTGCCGGGGAACTCCTTGCTGAGGCCCACCAGCCGGACGGCCGGCGCACCCTGCCGCTGGGCAGAGGCGCTGGGGGCAGCGCGAACGTCGCTCATGCGGGCCTCGTCTCGGGCCGGAATATCCGCTGCTCCAGCCCCTGCAGCATGGTGACGGTCACGCTGGCGAATATCACCAGTGAGAAGATCGAGGCGAACATGTAGGAGTAGAGCGCCAGTGAACGGTAATAGGTGATCAGGTCGCCGACGCCGGTGGGCGTGATCAGCAGTTCGGCCAGCACGGCGCCGGTGAATCCCTGCGCCACACCGAGGCGCAGCCCGGCGAAGATCAGGCCGCTGGCGGCCGGCAGGATGATCTTGCTGATCAGTTGCCAGCGGCTCGCCTGGAACGAGTTGCCCATCTCGACCAAGATCCGTGGAGTGTTGGCGATGCCCCGGTACGAGTTGAGGACGATGACGGGGGCAGAGAGAAGCACCACCGCCAGTACCTTGGCGGCGAAGCCGATGCCGTAGATGAAGGTGATCAGCGGGACTATCGCGGCCGACGGTGCCGCCTGCAGGACGATGAACATGGGCAGGCCGAGCCACTCGGCGCGCTTCGAGAGGCCCATCACGACGCCCGCCAGGACTCCGCCGGCGGCGCAGAGCAGCACCCCTACCACGAGCGGCTGGATCGTCTCGGCGTAGGCGGCGAGGAAGGTGCCGTCGGCGAGCATCTCGAAGAAGGCCGCCATGGTGGCCGTGAAGGTCGGGAACGCGATACTCACCGGCACCCTGCCGGCCCACTCCCAGAGGGCGAACACCAGCAGGATAGAGAGTAGTCGCCACACCCAGGCGTTGCGCCCCAGCCAGTTGCCGGCCCGTGACTGTGCTCGCCGTTCGGCATTCAGGTCCTCGGTACGGATCAAGCTATCCGCCCATGCTCTCCAGCAAGGTCTCCAGCGGCGCCAGGTACCAGAAATCCTCGACCGCCAGCGACTCCGGGTCGCCTTCCAGCTGACCCGACTTCGTATAGAAGTCGAAGTCGGACTCGGCAGCGTTTCGCCCACCACCGTCGGTCGGGAAGATGTTCGCTTCTACGCCCGCTTCGTAGTAGGGCAAGATCTCTTCCTCGAGCTCCGCCGGGAGGTCCTGCAGCAGACCCAGCCGCTCACGCTCCTCCATAAGGAACGACGGATCCTCGTTGAGTTCCCGCCAGGTCGAGAGAAGCTCCTCGAGCAGCACCTGGACGGCCTCCTGGTTGTTCTCCAGCCACTCGACATTGGCGAAGAGGGCCTCGTCGCTCGCGTCGATATCGGGCATGGGCAGACTGTGGAACTGGCCCGG
Protein-coding regions in this window:
- a CDS encoding ABC transporter permease, with amino-acid sequence MIRTEDLNAERRAQSRAGNWLGRNAWVWRLLSILLVFALWEWAGRVPVSIAFPTFTATMAAFFEMLADGTFLAAYAETIQPLVVGVLLCAAGGVLAGVVMGLSKRAEWLGLPMFIVLQAAPSAAIVPLITFIYGIGFAAKVLAVVLLSAPVIVLNSYRGIANTPRILVEMGNSFQASRWQLISKIILPAASGLIFAGLRLGVAQGFTGAVLAELLITPTGVGDLITYYRSLALYSYMFASIFSLVIFASVTVTMLQGLEQRIFRPETRPA